The sequence ATTGCTGGATTATGCCATCCTGTTCCTGCAACGAAAAGGAGTAGTGGCGGAGCGTGAATTGACGGAGCGCTTCAGCAACGGCGATAATAATAAGGTGCAACTGGTGTTGAAAAGCCATTATCCATTCCGGGTGCAGCTAAAGATCATTGACGAGATCCCGGTCCAGTTCCAGCAACGTGATTTTGTATTGCAGGCATCACTGGCCGGTGGTGAACAGCAGCGGCTGATATACCAGTTACGTCCGGTAGAGCGGGGGGAATACCTGTTTCATGATATCAATGTTTTTGTAAAAAGTCCGCTGAACCTGGTGGTGCGCCGGATAATCACGCCACAGGAGCAGATGGTGAAGGTAATGCCTTCCTACCTGGCCCTGCGCCAGTTTGAGCTATTGGCCTATTCCAATAACCTGGCGGAAGCCGGAAGCCGGAAGATCCGCAAGATTGGGCATAGCCTGGAGTTTGAACAGATCAAGGAATATGTTATTGGTGATGATATCCGCAGCATTAACTGGAAAGCTACTGCCCGTAAAGGCGGCCAGTTGATGGTGAATAATTATGTAGATGAACGCAGCCAGCAGGTGTATTGTGTGATTGATAAAGGCCGGGTGATGAAAATGCCTTTTGAAGGGATGACCTTGCTGGATTATGCCATTAATGCCACCCTGATACTTTCCCGGGTAGCATTGATCAGGCAGGATAAGGCCGGCCTCATCACTTTTGCCGAAAATATTGGTCAGTTCCTGCCGGCCGACCGCAAAGCTGCCCAGATGGGCAGTATCCTTGAAACCCTGTATAACCAGGAAACGAAGTTCCTGGAAACAGATTTTGAGAAGTTGTATGCCCTCGTGCGCACCCGTATTACCCAACGCAGCCTCATTGTGCTGTTTACCAATTTTGAATCCATGAGCGGCCTGCAGCGCCAGTTGCCCTATATCCGGAGTATTGCCCGCAATCACCTGGTACTGGTGGTATTCTTTGAGAATACGGAGTTGCGTCAGCTTACAGAATCCAAAGCCAATGATATTGAATCGGTGTATGTAAAAACCATTGCTGAAAAGTTTGTGCATGAAAAAAAGCTCATCGTTAAAGAGCTGCAGCAGCATGGTATCTTCACTATCCTTACTGCTCCGCAAAACCTCACGGTGAATACCGTAAATAAGTATCTTGAATTGAAAGCAAGGCAGGCTATTTAAAATGCCTGTTTTCCTATCTTCGCCGCATGGAGCAGGGTATCCCTAATATTTTTGCAGATGGTCAGGTATTGTTGATCAATAAGCCGCTGGAGTGGACTTCTTTTGATGTGGTACGGAAGCTGCGGGCGCAAATGAAGATCAAAAAAGTAGGTCATGCAGGTACGCTCGATCCTTTGGCTACCGGCCTGCTGATCCTGTG comes from Paraflavitalea devenefica and encodes:
- a CDS encoding DUF58 domain-containing protein: MRFYNNYIKPLFFSRRFYWSLVAVITLFLVSFNWSFLFLVGQLAFLFLIVLVLLDYAILFLQRKGVVAERELTERFSNGDNNKVQLVLKSHYPFRVQLKIIDEIPVQFQQRDFVLQASLAGGEQQRLIYQLRPVERGEYLFHDINVFVKSPLNLVVRRIITPQEQMVKVMPSYLALRQFELLAYSNNLAEAGSRKIRKIGHSLEFEQIKEYVIGDDIRSINWKATARKGGQLMVNNYVDERSQQVYCVIDKGRVMKMPFEGMTLLDYAINATLILSRVALIRQDKAGLITFAENIGQFLPADRKAAQMGSILETLYNQETKFLETDFEKLYALVRTRITQRSLIVLFTNFESMSGLQRQLPYIRSIARNHLVLVVFFENTELRQLTESKANDIESVYVKTIAEKFVHEKKLIVKELQQHGIFTILTAPQNLTVNTVNKYLELKARQAI